One window from the genome of Pararhizobium gei encodes:
- the iolD gene encoding 3D-(3,5/4)-trihydroxycyclohexane-1,2-dione acylhydrolase (decyclizing) encodes MSAVRLTAAQAMVKWLSAQMTEDGERFVDGIWAIFGHGNVAGLGEALQKAGNGLPTWRGQNEQTMAHAAIAYAKAMKRRRIQAVSSSIGPGATNMVTAAALAHVNRLPVLLIPGDVFANRRPDPVLQQVEDFDDGTVSANDCFRPVSRYFDRITRPEQLLTALPRALRVMTDPANCGPVTLSFCQDVQAEAYDWPEDFFEPKVWRIRRPEPDRHDLEEVAKLIHAAKTPVIVAGGGVIYSGAEQDLADFATRHGIPVIETQAGKSALAQSHPMNFGAAGVDGSAAANTLARKADLVIGVGTRFQDFTTGSWSLFEAEGRRLVSINAQAYDADKHGAIGLVADARVALVALGEKLAHYRAPEPDTGSRSQWLSAVDRHCAAPSQSGLPNDAQVIGAVQRATGENAIAMCAAGTMPGALKLLWQPSQGGYHMEYGFSCMGYEIAGAMGLKLARPEREVICFVGDGSYMMANSELATAVMRKVPFTVVLTDNRGYGCINRLQQGTGGEPFNNLYRDCNVEQQPEIDFVAHAGSMGAVAVKAKDIPDLEAQIVAARARDIPTVIVIDTDPADGPGFGDAGHWWDVAVPEVGTTDTLKQAYARYLEGAAKQRTVN; translated from the coding sequence ATGAGCGCGGTACGACTGACGGCGGCGCAGGCGATGGTGAAATGGCTGTCGGCGCAGATGACCGAAGACGGCGAACGCTTCGTCGATGGCATCTGGGCAATTTTCGGCCACGGCAATGTCGCCGGTCTTGGGGAAGCCCTGCAGAAGGCCGGCAACGGCCTGCCGACCTGGCGCGGCCAGAACGAGCAGACCATGGCGCATGCGGCGATCGCCTATGCCAAGGCGATGAAAAGGCGGCGCATTCAGGCTGTTTCCTCTTCGATCGGGCCGGGCGCCACCAACATGGTGACGGCGGCAGCTCTTGCCCATGTCAACCGGTTGCCGGTATTGCTCATCCCCGGAGACGTGTTCGCCAACCGCCGTCCCGATCCGGTGCTGCAGCAGGTCGAGGACTTCGACGACGGCACCGTCTCCGCCAACGACTGCTTCCGCCCTGTCAGCCGCTATTTCGATCGTATCACGCGACCCGAGCAACTTCTGACGGCGCTGCCGCGGGCGCTTCGGGTCATGACAGATCCGGCGAATTGCGGGCCGGTGACCTTGTCCTTCTGTCAGGACGTGCAGGCCGAGGCTTATGACTGGCCCGAAGACTTTTTCGAGCCGAAGGTCTGGCGCATCCGCCGGCCGGAGCCGGACAGGCACGATCTCGAAGAGGTCGCCAAACTCATCCATGCGGCGAAGACCCCGGTCATCGTCGCCGGTGGCGGTGTGATCTACAGCGGGGCCGAACAGGATCTCGCCGATTTCGCCACCCGTCATGGAATCCCGGTCATCGAAACGCAGGCTGGAAAGTCGGCGCTGGCCCAGTCCCACCCCATGAATTTCGGCGCCGCCGGCGTCGATGGTTCGGCCGCAGCCAACACGCTGGCCCGCAAGGCCGATCTCGTCATCGGCGTCGGTACGCGCTTTCAGGATTTCACGACGGGATCGTGGTCGCTGTTCGAGGCTGAGGGCCGGCGGCTGGTGTCGATCAACGCACAGGCCTATGATGCCGACAAACACGGTGCCATCGGCCTCGTCGCCGATGCCCGGGTGGCGCTAGTCGCGCTCGGCGAAAAACTCGCTCACTATCGCGCGCCCGAGCCGGACACCGGATCCCGCAGTCAATGGCTTTCCGCCGTCGATCGTCATTGTGCAGCCCCTTCGCAATCCGGCCTGCCGAACGACGCGCAGGTGATCGGCGCGGTGCAGCGTGCCACAGGCGAAAACGCCATCGCCATGTGCGCGGCTGGCACCATGCCGGGCGCCCTGAAGCTGCTTTGGCAGCCAAGCCAGGGCGGTTATCACATGGAGTACGGCTTTTCCTGCATGGGCTACGAAATTGCCGGCGCCATGGGCCTGAAACTGGCGCGGCCGGAGCGGGAGGTGATCTGCTTCGTCGGCGACGGTTCCTACATGATGGCCAATTCGGAACTGGCCACCGCCGTCATGCGCAAAGTGCCGTTCACGGTCGTTTTGACGGACAACCGGGGTTACGGCTGCATAAACCGGCTGCAGCAGGGCACCGGCGGTGAACCGTTCAACAATCTCTACAGGGATTGCAACGTCGAGCAGCAGCCCGAGATTGATTTCGTCGCCCATGCAGGCTCCATGGGGGCGGTAGCGGTCAAGGCGAAGGACATTCCCGACCTCGAAGCCCAGATCGTCGCTGCCCGCGCCCGCGATATCCCGACCGTCATCGTC
- a CDS encoding bifunctional 5-dehydro-2-deoxygluconokinase/5-dehydro-2-deoxyphosphogluconate aldolase, with amino-acid sequence MKKLDVITIGRAGVDLYGAQVGGRLEDMGSFEKYIGGSPTNIACGSARLGLKTALISRVGDEHMGRFILEQLAREGVSTQGVKIDPERLTALVILGIRDDTQFPLIFYRENCADMALSEDDIDEAFIASARAVVVTGTHLSNTRTEAAVLKALTLARKHGLRTALDIDYRPNLWGVAGHGDGESRFVESAKVTARLKTSLHLFDLIVGTEEEFYIAGGSTDTLDALRAVRAVSGATLVCKRGPLGAVAFEAAIPASLEDGQTGQGFPIEVFNVLGAGDGFFSGLLRGWMTGEDWPISLKFANACGAFAVSRHGCTPAYPSFEELQFFLKRGVVRPDLRNDPDLEQMHWSTTRRTRVDGDWSTMRVFAFDHRVQLEQMTGYTLQKGAAFKELCLEAALRVQAGNPGYGILCDNRIGRSALHRASGSGLWIGRPAEWPGSRPLTLEPELGLDCGTLSEWAREDVVKVLCFCHPDDDAATLAEQETTVKRLFQAARRNRLEFLLEIIPSKVGAIDDHTAATLIEQFYAAGVYPDWWKLEPMKTAAGWANAIDAIEARDRHTRGIVVLGLDAPEAELSASFDVAARFDLVKGFAVGRTIFGDVARQWFAGDVTDADAVEEMAKRYARLCSIWDAARTKAREQAA; translated from the coding sequence ATGAAAAAGCTTGATGTCATCACCATCGGACGTGCCGGCGTCGATCTTTACGGCGCACAGGTCGGCGGTCGTCTGGAGGATATGGGATCCTTTGAGAAATATATCGGCGGCTCGCCCACAAACATCGCCTGCGGCAGCGCGCGGCTCGGGCTGAAGACGGCTTTGATCAGCCGGGTCGGCGACGAGCATATGGGCCGCTTCATTCTCGAGCAGCTGGCCCGCGAGGGCGTTTCGACGCAAGGCGTCAAGATCGACCCTGAGCGGCTGACGGCGCTCGTGATCCTTGGTATCCGCGACGACACGCAGTTTCCATTGATCTTCTACCGCGAGAATTGCGCCGACATGGCGCTGAGCGAAGACGATATCGACGAGGCCTTCATCGCCTCGGCGCGTGCCGTGGTCGTCACCGGCACCCATCTCAGCAACACCCGCACCGAAGCCGCCGTCCTCAAGGCGCTGACCCTTGCGCGCAAACACGGCCTGCGCACCGCGCTCGACATCGACTACCGTCCGAACCTCTGGGGCGTTGCCGGTCATGGCGATGGCGAAAGCCGGTTCGTCGAAAGCGCGAAGGTTACGGCCAGGCTGAAGACGAGCCTGCATCTGTTCGACCTGATCGTCGGCACGGAAGAAGAATTCTACATCGCCGGCGGCTCGACCGACACGCTGGACGCGTTACGGGCGGTGCGCGCAGTCAGTGGCGCGACACTGGTGTGCAAGCGTGGTCCGCTCGGCGCCGTCGCCTTCGAAGCGGCTATCCCCGCCAGTCTCGAAGACGGACAGACCGGTCAGGGGTTCCCGATCGAGGTGTTCAATGTTCTCGGTGCCGGCGACGGCTTCTTCTCTGGCCTGCTGCGTGGCTGGATGACCGGCGAGGACTGGCCGATCTCGCTCAAGTTCGCCAACGCCTGTGGCGCCTTCGCCGTCAGCCGGCACGGCTGCACCCCGGCCTATCCGAGCTTCGAGGAGCTGCAATTCTTTCTCAAGCGCGGTGTCGTGCGGCCCGATCTGCGCAACGACCCGGACCTCGAACAGATGCACTGGTCGACAACGCGCCGCACGCGCGTCGATGGCGACTGGTCGACGATGCGGGTGTTTGCCTTCGATCACCGCGTGCAACTGGAGCAGATGACCGGTTACACCCTGCAGAAAGGTGCGGCGTTCAAGGAACTGTGCCTAGAGGCGGCGCTTCGTGTTCAGGCCGGAAATCCGGGCTATGGCATTCTCTGCGACAATCGTATCGGCCGGTCTGCCCTGCATCGCGCCTCCGGATCGGGTTTGTGGATCGGCCGCCCCGCCGAGTGGCCGGGGTCGCGTCCGCTGACGCTGGAGCCGGAACTCGGACTCGACTGCGGGACACTGTCCGAATGGGCGCGCGAGGATGTCGTCAAGGTCTTGTGTTTCTGCCACCCCGACGACGATGCAGCGACCCTTGCCGAGCAGGAGACGACAGTCAAGCGGCTGTTCCAAGCAGCGCGGCGCAATCGGCTGGAATTCCTGCTTGAGATCATTCCCTCCAAGGTCGGCGCCATCGATGACCACACGGCCGCGACACTGATCGAACAATTCTATGCAGCCGGCGTCTATCCCGACTGGTGGAAACTGGAACCGATGAAGACGGCAGCCGGCTGGGCCAATGCCATTGACGCAATCGAGGCGCGGGACCGTCACACGCGCGGCATCGTCGTGCTGGGGCTGGATGCACCGGAGGCAGAGCTGTCGGCAAGCTTCGACGTCGCGGCACGCTTTGATCTCGTCAAAGGCTTTGCCGTCGGACGTACGATTTTCGGCGACGTCGCGCGGCAGTGGTTTGCGGGCGATGTCACAGATGCCGACGCCGTCGAAGAGATGGCGAAGCGGTACGCACGCCTGTGCAGCATCTGGGACGCGGCACGCACGAAAGCAAGGGAGCAGGCAGCATGA